One window of the Salvelinus sp. IW2-2015 unplaced genomic scaffold, ASM291031v2 Un_scaffold1447, whole genome shotgun sequence genome contains the following:
- the LOC112070878 gene encoding protein ABHD15 produces the protein MATDQDLVSSCEWECDRVSYLLPSLLLFLLYLALRWPPVQRMARLGVKAAAWGLWMALCWVLELPIHRPDTEPGWGKERGGTQGHGSSPGLAIGPSPEKSWGRERGMGLGLGSHPALSPAPGPTLACKPTALARFLLQHCCSLARPRLASWPRGDPHLQTLSGLLLGGLTAGDQGQEEVNFTRDHLLLKDGGVVALDWAVGVSGREAVGRERGKEHHPGGKALGCHTSTPPILLLIPHYWGGVTPHLRGLCRMALRQGFYALVFHRRGTGGCPLTTPRLTEYGDSADLVQTVAYVRSRHPSSVLVAVSEGSGSGLLLSYLGECGSSSYLTAAACISPVLQGQLWFDTPLPPLYRWAVLVQRKLQLSRYASALSGVLDVDRALHCSSLRDFEETLFCSALRPDIPHHPTSHTPTPGARTASATPTTKPGAAVPPLNTPHLTGPHNTKLEAMSGAKTVSPTHASTPKVPTTRAGDTPPHQHTPHHSTGPLQPGAPASTSGARSGATGATAPPPSLRGAGLAGASGVGGVAAWVLGERGHPARDWESYWERNEPLRDADEVAVPVLCLCSRDDPLLPPPSTLPLALFQNNPYFLLALTETGGHCGFGLEEGGQGEGEVGGNWSNVSVLEYFRVVAEFLKGEERKGMRWGGVGGARAAGGRGAVPCYPPRRKRESMMKRERPSTQSHTQEHLNDGWGGGRGGEEGQFTWQRSYTR, from the exons ATGGCCACTGACCAGGATCTCGTCTCCTCCTGTGAGTGGGAGTGTGACAGGGTGTCGTACCTCCTGCCCTCCCTGCTGCTGTTCCTGCTCTACCTGGCTCTCCGCTGGCCCCCGGTACAGCGAATGGCGAGGCTGGGGGTGAAGGCTGCCGCCTGGGGGCTGTGGATGGCACTGTGCTGGGTCCTAGAGCTCCCCATCCACCGCCCTGACACAGAGCCAGGCTGGggcaaggagaggggaggaacaCAGGGGCATGGATCATCCCCAGGCCTTGCCATAGGACCGTCACCAGAGAAAAGCTGGGGTAGGGAGAGGGGAATGGGCCTTGGCTTGGGATCACATCCagccctctccccagccccaggACCCACTCTAGCCTGTAAGCCCACAGCCCTGGCCCGGTTCCTGCTCCAGCACTGCTGTTCCCTGGCCAGACCCAGACTGGCCTCGTGGCCCAGGGGGGACCCCCACCTCCAGACACTCTCAGGTTTGCTATTGGGGGGCCTGACTGCAGGAGACCAGGGACAAGAGGAGGTCAACTTTACCCGAGACCACCTTCTACTGAAGGACGGGGGGGTAGTGGCTTTGGACTGGGCTGTAGGCGTAAGTGGGAGAGAGGCTGTGGgacgggagagagggaaggagcacCATCCTGGGGGAAAGGCATTGGGCTGCCACACCTCCACGCCTccaatcctcctcctcatccctcactACTGGGGAGGGGTGACGCCCCACCTGAGGGGTCTGTGTAGAATGGCTCTTCGTCAGGGTTTCTATGCCCTCGTGTTTCACCGTAGGGGCACGGGGGGGTGCCCTCTCACCACGCCACGGCTGACTGAGTATGGAGACTCTGCTGACCTGGTGCAG ACAGTAGCGTATGTGCGTAGCCGGCACCCGTCCTCTGTGCTGGTAGCGGTGAGCGAGGGTTCTGGTTCGGGCCTGCTGCTGTCCTACTTGGGAGAGTGTGGCTCCTCCTCTTACCTGACGGCTGCAGCCTGCATCTCACCTGTCCTGCAGGGCCAGCTGTGGTTTGACACGCCCCTGCCGCCACTCTACCGCTGGGCAGTGCTGGTCCAACGCAAACTGCAACTCAGCAG GTATGCCAGTGCCCTTAGTGGGGTGTTAGATGTAGACAGGGCTCTCCACTGTTCCTCCCTCAGAGACTTTGAAGAGACCCTGTTCTGCTCTGCACTGCGACCCGACATCCCCCACCACCCAACCAGTCACACACCGACCCCAGGGGCCAGAACTGCCAGCGCGACACCAACCACCAAACCAGGGGCTGCTGTACCCCCCCTGAACACCCCCCATCTGACGGGACCCCACAACACCAAACTGGAGGCCATGTCCGGGGCCAAAACCGTCTCCCCCACCCATGCCTCTACTCCCAAGGTTCCAACCACCAGAGCAGGGGACACACCACCCCaccaacacaccccacaccactcaACAGGACCCCTCCAGCCTGGGGCCCCAGCCTCCACCTCTGGAGCCAGATCAGGTGCCACAGGGGCCACtgctcccccaccctcccttagGGGAGCTGGGTTAGCAGGGGCATCAGGGGTAGGTGGGGTGGCAGCCTGGGTGCTGGGGGAGCGGGGTCATcctgccagggactgggagagttaCTGGGAGAGGAACGAACCTCTGAGGGACGCAGACGAGGTGGCGGTTCCCGTGCTCTGCCTCTGTAGCCGTGACGACCCCCTCCTGCCGCCCCCCTCCACCCTGCCCCTCGCCCTTTTCCAAAACAACCCTTATTTCTTGCTGGCGCTGACGGAGACGGGCGGGCACTGTGGGTTTGGActggaggagggaggacagggggagggagaggtgggaggtaACTGGAGTAACGTGTCTGTGTTGGAGTACTTCAGGGTGGTGGCTGAGTTtctgaagggggaggagaggaaggggatgagGTGGGGGGGTGTAGGAGGGGCACGGGCAGCGGGGGGCAGAGGGGCAGTACCATGCTACCCCCCCCGGAGGAAGAGGGAGTccatgatgaagagagagagacccagcacacagtcacacacacaggaacacctcAATGATggatggggaggaggaagaggaggggaggagggacagtTTACCTGGCAGAGGTCCTACACTCgctga